The proteins below are encoded in one region of Rhizobium sp. 9140:
- a CDS encoding EamA family transporter, whose protein sequence is MPLDVLLFVLFGALLHAGWNAMVKAGTDKSLDAAMIALGAAVIALPFLPFMPLPDARAVPFLLASAMLQFGYFHLVAAAYTAGDIGLVYPLMRGGAPLLIAATSSLIVGERLSQGASLGILAISAGIFTLAFEARRSGTRAIVIALVNALFIAAYTYVDGIGARISGNAISYTLWMALLPPVLLFGWAISQRGAAPVLRHIRHNGWRGLVGGAGSIGSYGIALWAMTKAPVATVAALRETSILFAIVISVTVLKERISAFRIAAACLIALGALLLKLA, encoded by the coding sequence GTGCCGCTCGACGTCCTCCTCTTCGTTCTCTTCGGCGCCCTGCTGCATGCCGGGTGGAATGCGATGGTGAAGGCCGGGACGGACAAGTCGCTGGATGCGGCGATGATCGCGCTCGGCGCTGCCGTCATAGCCCTGCCGTTTCTGCCCTTCATGCCGCTGCCGGATGCGCGGGCGGTGCCGTTTCTGCTCGCCTCCGCCATGTTGCAGTTCGGCTATTTTCATCTCGTGGCCGCCGCCTACACCGCCGGCGATATCGGGCTCGTCTATCCGCTGATGCGCGGCGGGGCACCGCTGCTCATTGCCGCGACCAGCAGCTTGATCGTCGGGGAAAGGCTGTCCCAGGGCGCCTCCCTCGGCATCCTCGCCATTTCCGCTGGCATCTTCACGCTGGCCTTCGAGGCGCGCCGAAGCGGAACACGGGCCATCGTGATCGCGCTCGTCAATGCGCTCTTCATCGCCGCCTACACCTATGTCGATGGCATCGGCGCGCGCATTTCCGGCAATGCCATTTCCTATACGCTGTGGATGGCGCTGCTCCCGCCCGTCCTGCTCTTCGGCTGGGCGATTTCGCAACGGGGTGCCGCACCCGTGCTGCGCCACATCCGGCACAATGGGTGGCGTGGCCTTGTCGGCGGTGCCGGCTCCATCGGCTCCTACGGCATCGCGCTCTGGGCCATGACCAAGGCGCCGGTCGCAACCGTTGCCGCCCTGCGCGAAACCTCGATCCTCTTTGCGATCGTGATCTCCGTCACCGTGCTGAAGGAGCGCATCAGCGCCTTCCGTATCGCAGCCGCCTGCCTCATCGCGCTCGGCGCCCTGCTCCTGAAGCTCGCCTGA
- a CDS encoding CoA-binding protein, whose translation MNHDQYPDIYLKDILRSTRTIALVGASANPERPSYRVMGFLLRKGYIVHPVNPGIAGRELQGRTVYGSLADIPEPIDMIDVFRAAYVLPALVDEILTLDPLPKVIWGQLSVRDDAAAATAEARGIKVVMDRCPAIEYPRLVG comes from the coding sequence ATGAACCACGACCAGTACCCGGACATCTACCTCAAGGACATTCTGCGCTCGACGCGGACGATCGCGCTCGTCGGCGCCTCGGCCAACCCCGAGCGCCCGAGCTACCGGGTCATGGGCTTTCTGCTGCGCAAGGGCTACATCGTTCACCCTGTTAACCCGGGCATCGCCGGCCGCGAGCTTCAGGGCCGCACCGTCTACGGTAGCCTGGCCGATATCCCGGAGCCGATCGACATGATCGACGTCTTCCGCGCCGCCTATGTCCTGCCGGCGCTGGTGGACGAAATCCTGACGCTCGATCCCCTGCCGAAGGTGATCTGGGGCCAGCTCTCGGTCCGCGACGACGCGGCGGCGGCGACGGCCGAAGCGCGTGGTATCAAGGTGGTAATGGATCGGTGCCCGGCGATTGAGTATCCAAGGCTTGTGGGGTGA
- a CDS encoding transglutaminase domain-containing protein, which produces MMHKTFYVAQSIYSAPGSCSETLTRVDADPKVVAQWVSSFMQHPRGPESKERGFASEQVDDLELRSVADILSLAMKRGLFSGKPSNNKIGGVCRDFAILAVSRFREAGIPARLRVGFADYLVPGHWEDHWLCEWWDGGQWKRLDVEFAALDVVDFDPLNVPCERFLTASDAWFLIKDQPEISLRFGVSSLDLRGEWFLAGSLLREIAALRRLELKPWDYWGISQNLSRLSSEWSRESRETLNQLASRLKNAELEGVGAPTDLADLPLPKCVTSFPKGEAVFVKLRD; this is translated from the coding sequence ATGATGCATAAAACCTTCTATGTAGCCCAAAGCATATATTCAGCACCTGGCTCGTGCAGTGAAACGCTAACGCGCGTTGATGCCGATCCTAAGGTGGTTGCTCAGTGGGTCAGCTCATTCATGCAACATCCCCGCGGGCCTGAGTCAAAGGAACGCGGTTTCGCCTCGGAGCAGGTCGACGATCTGGAACTTCGTTCTGTGGCGGATATCCTGTCTCTCGCAATGAAACGTGGTTTATTTTCGGGAAAACCTTCGAATAACAAAATTGGGGGAGTATGCCGCGATTTCGCTATACTGGCAGTAAGCAGATTCCGTGAGGCAGGCATCCCGGCTCGCCTTCGTGTAGGGTTTGCCGACTACTTGGTGCCGGGACACTGGGAAGATCACTGGCTCTGCGAATGGTGGGATGGTGGACAATGGAAGCGGCTTGATGTGGAGTTTGCGGCTCTAGATGTGGTTGATTTCGATCCGCTGAACGTGCCATGCGAGCGGTTCCTAACGGCAAGCGATGCTTGGTTCTTGATCAAAGACCAGCCGGAGATCTCCTTGCGGTTCGGTGTGTCGAGCCTCGATCTTCGTGGCGAATGGTTCCTCGCCGGGAGCCTGTTGCGTGAAATCGCCGCCCTTCGAAGACTGGAATTAAAACCGTGGGATTATTGGGGAATATCACAGAACCTTTCCCGCCTTTCTTCCGAGTGGTCTCGGGAGTCACGGGAAACCCTGAACCAACTGGCTTCGCGACTCAAGAATGCCGAACTTGAGGGAGTCGGAGCGCCAACAGATTTGGCCGACTTGCCTCTCCCAAAGTGCGTTACCAGTTTCCCGAAAGGTGAGGCGGTTTTTGTCAAGTTGCGTGACTGA
- a CDS encoding O-acetylhomoserine aminocarboxypropyltransferase, translated as MTNAPGFNTLAIHAGAQPDPTTGARATPIYQTTSFVFDDADHAASLFGLQAFGNIYTRITNPTQAVLEERVAALEGGAAALAVASGHAAQLIAFHTLMSPGDNFVAARRLYGGSINQFGQAFKSFDWQVRWADTAAPESFEAEIDGRTKAIFIESLANPGGTFVDIEAIAEIAHRNGLPLIVDNTMATPYLVRPIEHGADVVVHSLTKFMGGHGNSMGGILIDGGTFDWSASGKYPALSEPRPDYNGMVLHTTFGNIAFAIAARVLGLRDLGPAISPFNAFMLLTGIETLPLRMQRHCDNALVVARYLAGHAKVAWVNYAGLESDPNHPLQQRYAPRGAGAVFTFGLKGGYAAGKAFVEGVSMLSHLANIGDTRSLVIHPASTTHSQLNDEQLVSAGAGPEVVRLSIGIEDAADIVADLEQSLAKV; from the coding sequence ATGACGAACGCACCGGGGTTCAACACGCTGGCTATCCACGCAGGGGCGCAGCCGGATCCGACGACGGGGGCGCGGGCCACGCCGATCTACCAGACGACGAGCTTCGTCTTCGACGATGCCGATCATGCGGCGTCCCTGTTCGGGCTCCAGGCCTTCGGCAATATCTACACCCGCATCACGAACCCGACACAGGCCGTGCTGGAGGAGCGCGTGGCGGCGCTGGAGGGCGGGGCGGCGGCGCTTGCGGTGGCGTCGGGCCATGCGGCCCAGCTGATCGCGTTTCACACGCTGATGTCGCCGGGCGACAACTTCGTTGCCGCGCGCAGGCTTTACGGCGGGTCCATCAACCAATTCGGACAGGCGTTCAAATCCTTCGACTGGCAGGTGCGGTGGGCCGATACGGCAGCGCCCGAGAGCTTCGAAGCTGAAATCGACGGGCGGACGAAGGCGATCTTCATCGAAAGTCTCGCCAATCCCGGCGGCACCTTCGTCGATATCGAGGCCATCGCCGAGATCGCGCATCGCAACGGCCTGCCGCTGATCGTGGACAATACGATGGCGACCCCCTACCTCGTTCGGCCCATCGAGCATGGCGCGGATGTCGTCGTGCACTCGCTGACGAAATTCATGGGCGGCCATGGCAATTCCATGGGCGGCATTCTGATCGATGGCGGCACGTTCGACTGGTCGGCCTCCGGAAAATATCCCGCGCTATCAGAGCCGAGACCGGATTATAACGGCATGGTGCTGCACACGACCTTCGGCAATATCGCCTTCGCGATCGCAGCCCGCGTGCTTGGCCTGCGCGATCTCGGGCCGGCAATCTCGCCGTTCAACGCCTTCATGCTGCTGACCGGCATAGAGACGCTGCCGCTGCGCATGCAGCGCCACTGCGACAATGCGCTGGTCGTCGCGCGCTATCTCGCCGGACACGCCAAGGTGGCTTGGGTGAATTATGCGGGCCTCGAAAGCGACCCGAACCATCCGTTGCAGCAGCGTTATGCGCCGCGCGGGGCAGGTGCCGTGTTCACCTTCGGCCTGAAGGGCGGCTATGCCGCGGGCAAGGCCTTCGTGGAAGGCGTCTCGATGCTCTCGCATCTTGCCAATATCGGCGACACCCGCTCGCTCGTCATCCACCCGGCCTCCACCACGCACAGCCAGCTGAACGACGAGCAGCTGGTGTCGGCCGGCGCGGGACCCGAGGTCGTGCGCCTGTCCATCGGCATCGAGGACGCCGCCGACATCGTCGCCGATCTCGAACAATCGCTCGCAAAGGTCTGA